A section of the Vicinamibacteria bacterium genome encodes:
- a CDS encoding VOC family protein — protein sequence MKDTPKGWPRISSALFYDDAPKAIDWLCQSFGFEVRLKVEGEGGRIEHSELVLGEGLIMVGSTRRTDRAHRSYCASPRSLDGANTQSLCVYVDDVDAHCERARAAGADILEGPETHDYGEEYWADRGYHCADPEGHHWWFVQRVREPGAR from the coding sequence ATGAAGGATACCCCGAAAGGCTGGCCGAGGATCTCTTCGGCGCTTTTCTACGATGACGCCCCCAAAGCCATAGACTGGCTGTGCCAGAGCTTTGGATTCGAGGTGCGATTGAAGGTCGAGGGCGAAGGCGGACGAATCGAGCATTCCGAGCTCGTCCTCGGAGAGGGTCTGATCATGGTGGGCTCCACGCGGAGAACCGACCGGGCGCATCGCTCGTACTGCGCGAGCCCACGCTCTCTCGACGGAGCCAACACCCAGAGTCTATGCGTTTACGTAGATGACGTCGATGCTCATTGCGAGCGGGCCCGTGCTGCAGGCGCCGACATCCTGGAGGGGCCCGAGACCCACGATTACGGGGAAGAGTATTGGGCGGATCGCGGCTACCACTGTGCCGATCCGGAAGGCCACCACTGGTGGTTCGTGCAGCGGGTTCGAGAACCGGGAGCGCGATGA
- a CDS encoding class I adenylate-forming enzyme family protein, with protein MRQEDNLGFWCSKATGRFPQRTALIDLSRSSPREVTYRELDERMNRVASLVRSRGMGPGDRLAMAIGNRFEFIEILYGAMRAGVVPVPLNTKLGAESLEYILRDASCVGAFVEPSCSRFVVEVTNRLGLDHRFAFDPVPDGWLDYEEWLLRQDPTPESTELPRNHPAFQPYTSGSTGKPKGVVLTHEGQLWWVRCLERYWPEKSNARALAAVPLYHKNAMAGAVKPLLQAGGTVVILPDFEPRRFLRTLSKYRCTQASGVPAVFTKLLQEEDLIASLDFSHLESLNIGSAPVPEELMSAVQRAFGVKVTESYGLTEGGPVMIGPPIDGRETPRGSCGLAWPEGEVKLVDATGKESSSQGELWVRNLGVTPGYHNLADVNAERLRDGWLATGDLFSRDSQGFFYFRGRCDDMFNCGGENVYPKEVENLLLSHPAVFDAAVVPLRHSVKGHVPVAMVMSRTGAEGLDESTLKKHCLDNGPAYAHPRRVLVVESLPLNGAGKVDRVVVQHILEQAFGAEMKETSR; from the coding sequence GTGAGGCAGGAAGACAATCTGGGCTTCTGGTGCTCGAAGGCGACCGGCAGGTTTCCGCAACGCACCGCCCTCATCGATCTCTCGCGGTCGAGCCCGCGCGAAGTCACATACCGTGAGCTGGACGAACGCATGAACCGTGTGGCGAGCCTCGTGCGCTCGCGAGGCATGGGGCCGGGCGATCGCCTCGCCATGGCGATTGGAAACCGGTTCGAGTTCATCGAGATCTTGTACGGTGCGATGCGCGCCGGCGTGGTCCCGGTTCCGCTGAACACGAAGCTCGGCGCGGAGAGCCTCGAGTACATTCTCCGCGACGCGTCTTGCGTTGGCGCATTCGTCGAGCCCTCGTGTAGTCGCTTCGTCGTCGAGGTCACGAACCGGCTCGGACTCGACCATCGATTCGCCTTCGATCCGGTGCCGGATGGGTGGCTCGACTACGAGGAGTGGCTTCTCCGTCAAGATCCCACTCCCGAGTCCACCGAGCTTCCGCGGAATCACCCGGCTTTCCAGCCCTACACGTCGGGCTCCACCGGAAAGCCGAAAGGCGTCGTGCTGACACATGAGGGACAGCTCTGGTGGGTCCGCTGCCTCGAAAGATACTGGCCCGAGAAATCGAACGCTCGGGCGCTCGCGGCGGTACCCCTTTATCACAAGAACGCGATGGCGGGCGCGGTGAAGCCGCTTCTCCAGGCCGGGGGAACCGTGGTCATCCTGCCGGATTTCGAGCCGCGTCGTTTTCTCCGGACCCTTTCGAAGTATCGCTGCACCCAGGCTTCGGGGGTGCCGGCCGTCTTCACGAAGCTCTTGCAAGAAGAGGATCTCATCGCCAGTTTGGATTTTTCCCATCTCGAGAGCTTGAACATCGGCTCGGCACCCGTGCCCGAAGAGCTGATGTCCGCGGTCCAACGGGCTTTCGGCGTCAAGGTCACCGAAAGCTACGGTCTCACCGAGGGGGGGCCGGTCATGATCGGCCCTCCGATAGATGGCAGGGAGACTCCTCGAGGCAGTTGTGGCCTTGCCTGGCCCGAAGGGGAAGTGAAGCTCGTCGACGCGACCGGCAAAGAGAGCTCGAGCCAAGGCGAGCTCTGGGTACGAAACCTCGGAGTCACACCCGGCTATCACAATCTGGCCGACGTCAACGCCGAGAGGCTCCGGGACGGCTGGCTCGCCACTGGCGATCTCTTCTCCCGCGATTCGCAGGGATTCTTCTACTTCCGGGGTCGATGCGACGACATGTTCAACTGCGGCGGCGAGAACGTATACCCGAAGGAGGTCGAGAACCTCCTGCTCTCACACCCGGCCGTTTTCGATGCCGCCGTCGTTCCGCTTCGGCATTCCGTCAAGGGACACGTGCCAGTTGCGATGGTAATGAGCCGAACCGGAGCCGAAGGACTCGACGAGAGCACGCTCAAGAAGCACTGTCTCGACAACGGGCCCGCCTACGCGCACCCTCGCCGGGTCCTGGTCGTGGAGTCCCTTCCTCTGAATGGAGCAGGCAAGGTCGACCGTGTGGTGGTACAACATATCCTCGAGCAGGCTTTCGGAGCGGAAATGAAGGAGACCAGTCGATGA
- a CDS encoding anti-sigma factor antagonist (This anti-anti-sigma factor, or anti-sigma factor antagonist, belongs to a family that includes characterized members SpoIIAA, RsbV, RsfA, and RsfB.): protein MEIEVTPVGSTDVTLVRIRGSIVDGKPAAELRATLDKLSRERKVRNIIDLEGVSWFDSVGIGILVHHYVSVNGRGGKLLLMNANDKMRKLIEMVHLSDRFGWAENIDDALRWLEK, encoded by the coding sequence ATGGAAATCGAGGTTACTCCCGTCGGCTCGACCGATGTGACGCTCGTTCGCATTCGCGGATCCATCGTGGATGGCAAGCCCGCGGCCGAGTTACGCGCGACCCTAGATAAGCTTTCGCGTGAGCGCAAAGTGCGCAACATCATCGATCTCGAAGGGGTGAGCTGGTTCGACAGCGTGGGCATCGGGATCCTCGTCCATCATTACGTGTCCGTTAACGGTCGTGGCGGGAAACTCCTCTTGATGAATGCCAACGACAAGATGCGCAAGCTCATCGAAATGGTCCACCTGAGCGATCGGTTCGGGTGGGCCGAGAACATCGACGACGCGCTTCGATGGCTCGAGAAATGA
- a CDS encoding response regulator, whose amino-acid sequence MKIPVPANEMARLEALGRYQILDTPPEEGFDDLTLLASYVCRTPIAVITLVDEQRQWYKSARGIALTETPREHGFCSHAILDTDVMEVPDTLADERFRTNPSVIAEPRIRFYAGAPLVTADGLALGTLCVADRAPRSLDSEQRGLLTALARQVVSRMEERRKLVDLTRALVERDHARGELDQFFELSLDLLCVADHEYNFKHVNPAWEKTLGYSRGELLAKPYLDFVHPDDLEATVEAASSLRAGSDVISFENRYRCGDGSYKWLSWNTAVSVESGLVYAVARDITERKRAEEALRRYARDLEQAKRAEEENARRLTQLVDELDQAKRFAEDATRAKSEFLANMSHEIRTPMNAIIGMTELTLQSDLDEEQRDHLITVKDSAEALLELLDDILDFSKIEARKLAIDYVPFSLRDTVGATVKILEMRAREKGLDLSSNIDAAVPDHLLGDPRRLRQILVNLIGNALKFTEEGWVKLDVKSVSVALDEVELHFIVADSGIGIPESKQQMVFEAFAQANQAMARKYGGTGLGLAISAHLASMMAGRIWLESVPGQGSAFHFTLRFGRATDEEVSGKRTESAKAPRPRGGLNILLAEDNAVNRELVERLLAKQGYTVESVSTGQEALDALETPGRFDLVLMDVQMPGMSGLQATELIRDREARSGAHIPVIALTAYAMNEDRDMCFDAGMDAYVSKPIRFEELLDTMEGLAARFSIERRSEVSPIEKNDAPVLEIEELLAGVRGDRGLLQELIQLFKEDSHEMLETMGDAIRGREARKLATSAHAFIGALGNFASKRALDLARELERRARTGDLDDASSLLQTLVHETKSLERALDEAMKD is encoded by the coding sequence ATGAAGATACCGGTTCCCGCCAACGAGATGGCCCGGCTCGAAGCTCTCGGACGTTACCAGATCCTCGATACGCCTCCCGAGGAGGGTTTCGATGACCTGACCCTGCTCGCGTCCTACGTCTGCCGTACCCCCATCGCCGTCATCACCTTGGTGGACGAGCAGCGGCAGTGGTACAAGTCGGCGCGTGGCATCGCGCTGACCGAAACCCCGCGCGAGCACGGATTCTGCTCCCACGCGATCCTCGACACCGACGTGATGGAGGTTCCCGATACGCTCGCCGACGAGCGTTTCCGAACGAACCCGTCGGTGATCGCCGAGCCGCGGATCCGTTTTTACGCCGGCGCGCCCCTCGTAACCGCAGATGGTCTCGCGCTCGGTACACTCTGCGTCGCCGACCGAGCGCCACGCTCCCTCGACAGCGAGCAGCGCGGGCTCCTCACCGCACTCGCCCGTCAGGTGGTGAGCCGAATGGAGGAGCGCCGCAAGCTCGTCGATCTTACCCGTGCCCTGGTCGAGCGCGATCACGCCCGCGGGGAGCTCGACCAGTTCTTCGAGCTCTCACTCGACCTCCTTTGCGTTGCCGACCACGAGTACAACTTCAAGCACGTCAACCCGGCATGGGAGAAAACGCTGGGCTATTCGCGCGGAGAGCTGCTGGCGAAGCCCTACCTCGATTTCGTACACCCCGACGATCTGGAAGCGACGGTGGAGGCCGCCTCCAGCCTCCGTGCGGGCTCGGACGTGATCTCGTTCGAGAACCGGTACCGCTGTGGCGACGGCTCTTACAAATGGCTGTCCTGGAACACGGCGGTCTCGGTCGAATCGGGTCTGGTCTACGCCGTCGCTCGAGACATCACCGAGCGAAAGCGCGCCGAAGAGGCGCTGAGGCGATATGCCCGCGATCTCGAGCAGGCGAAACGCGCCGAAGAGGAGAACGCGCGCCGGCTCACGCAGCTCGTGGACGAGCTCGATCAGGCGAAACGGTTCGCCGAGGATGCGACCCGCGCCAAGAGCGAGTTTCTCGCCAACATGAGCCACGAGATCCGAACGCCGATGAACGCGATCATCGGCATGACCGAGCTCACCTTGCAATCCGACCTCGACGAGGAGCAGCGGGACCATCTCATAACCGTCAAGGACTCTGCCGAAGCGCTCTTGGAGCTTCTCGACGACATCCTCGATTTTTCCAAGATCGAGGCCCGCAAGCTGGCCATCGACTACGTCCCCTTCTCGCTTCGCGATACCGTGGGAGCGACAGTCAAGATCCTCGAGATGAGGGCTCGTGAGAAAGGACTCGACCTCTCCTCGAACATCGATGCCGCCGTCCCCGATCATCTCCTCGGCGACCCGCGACGGCTTCGCCAGATCCTGGTGAACCTCATCGGCAACGCACTGAAGTTCACCGAGGAAGGCTGGGTCAAGCTCGACGTGAAGAGCGTATCGGTTGCCCTCGACGAAGTCGAGCTCCACTTCATCGTGGCCGATTCCGGAATCGGTATTCCCGAAAGCAAGCAGCAAATGGTGTTCGAGGCCTTCGCTCAGGCCAATCAGGCAATGGCGAGGAAATACGGGGGCACCGGACTCGGCCTGGCGATCTCGGCTCACCTGGCCTCCATGATGGCCGGTCGGATTTGGCTCGAGAGCGTTCCGGGCCAAGGAAGCGCCTTCCACTTCACGCTGCGCTTCGGCCGTGCCACCGACGAGGAGGTCTCGGGAAAGCGGACGGAATCCGCGAAGGCGCCCCGTCCGCGAGGCGGCTTGAACATCCTCTTGGCCGAGGACAACGCCGTCAATCGCGAGCTGGTGGAACGGCTGCTGGCGAAACAAGGTTACACGGTCGAGTCCGTCTCCACCGGCCAGGAGGCACTCGACGCGCTCGAGACCCCCGGTCGATTCGACCTCGTGCTCATGGACGTCCAGATGCCGGGAATGAGCGGACTCCAGGCCACGGAGCTGATTCGAGACCGCGAGGCACGTTCCGGCGCCCATATTCCCGTCATCGCCCTCACCGCCTATGCCATGAACGAGGACCGGGACATGTGCTTCGACGCGGGCATGGACGCCTACGTCTCGAAACCGATCCGTTTCGAGGAGCTGCTCGATACCATGGAAGGGCTCGCCGCCCGCTTCTCGATCGAGCGACGTTCCGAGGTCTCTCCCATCGAGAAGAACGACGCGCCGGTGCTCGAGATCGAAGAGCTCCTCGCGGGCGTCCGAGGAGACCGGGGATTGCTCCAGGAGCTCATCCAGCTCTTCAAAGAAGACTCCCACGAGATGCTGGAGACCATGGGAGACGCCATCCGAGGCCGTGAAGCAAGAAAGCTCGCCACATCGGCGCATGCGTTCATCGGCGCTCTCGGAAACTTCGCCTCGAAGCGGGCCCTCGACCTCGCGAGGGAGCTCGAGCGCCGCGCCCGTACCGGGGACCTCGACGATGCTTCGAGCCTCCTGCAAACCCTCGTCCACGAAACCAAGAGCCTCGAGCGGGCCCTCGACGAGGCGATGAAAGACTGA